From Girardinichthys multiradiatus isolate DD_20200921_A chromosome 19, DD_fGirMul_XY1, whole genome shotgun sequence:
TTTTTAATTGGGTCAGGATTATTTCAGAAGCTCAGTGTTAGTCTGCTTTATCAatttcaaaaccagttttgatgtgtattTAGGATCATTGTTGTGTCTTGTTGTGTTTCACAAACCCTGAAGGTACGGCAAGAAAGTGAAAGAAATTGACGTTTTCTTTTAATCAaatgaagaattttcctttttaaaacctCTACAAATAATTGCCCTTGAAGATATTCatttttcaacataaacaaaataaaaaaacttgttaaaaAGTAGAAAATACTGTATTCTGTACAGTTTTTAATCTTTTACCATGTACATAAAATACACACTAgttactgtttttttgttgttgttgctgctggCCCCTCTGAAAAAATAGGAATAACATTGAAACTACTGGCATTGTTATCCACGCAAATAAAGTGCAATATTAGGGTacaaatacaatacaataatATGAAACTACAATACAAACCCTACTTTTTACAATGAACTGtttaacagcaaaataaatgttGGCTATAGCACCATAAAAAAGGAATATTAACCACAAGCAAAAAATTTTACTGAAGCACAAAAATGGCATATAAAACCAGtcttaaatatgctttaatataGGCTAAAATTAGCACAGTATGATATATTTAAAGAACTAAATGCTTCATATTAAGACTTAAGATCTATGTTTACTAAAGAAAAGTCCTTTATAACTTTCAAACATATCACAGAATTATTGAAATgctatattaatattatttgtgACGAATGAAATACCAGAAAACATGTCAAAGTTTTACAAAATGCAATAAGAAAGCATTTATTGATATTGATATGATGTAACCTTGTCAGTTTATTGTTCTTTCAGGGTGTGATTTGTATGCTGGACAGATGCACTGCTGCACTGATTTGCTGCTCTTTACAAAGAGAAGCAGCCGTGTCTCCTTGGTTTGGGTATCAATGAGAGAAATCCAGGGAAAAGACCGTTgtcaagtaaagaaaaacttttgttaATTACTTTCTGTCTATGTAAGAATTTAAATTGTTCGTGCAgcaaaaaattaaatgcaatatCGGATCTTTTATCAACTCACTCATTCGGATCGAGAGCAGGCGCACAAGAGGAACTGATGAAACTCTATGCATAATGGCTTATTTTTCATCCATTTCTCTGTGAAAATGCTGTTAATTAGAGAAGGAGCCCCACTGGATCCCAGACAGGCAGAGGTGCAGATGTTTAACAGGCTGTAAAACACTCCACATACCCAGTTCAGACCTAAAGTGATGccacaaacaatttaaaatcagCATCAGTTACAGAGaacaaaaatctttttcaaaatTACTATCAAATTAAGTAAAGGAGAATTACTGCTCAACCTTTTAAAGTAAGAGGACATGATGCCTCTGTCAGCGATGGATCTGACAAAGCTGCTGCCAGATGAAAGCAGGACTGTCACAGGTCTGAGGTGTCATTGTGACCAAGACATTCAGCTATACTGACATAAAAATCTAAGAATAAGATATTATTCACATTTGCATCCAAACTGCACACTGCCAGCCTGAATAGATGCAGGCAGACCTGGTGACAGGGACAGCAGTGGTGAAACTGTACACGAGGCAGTGCTATGGCAAGTGAGAACAAAGATCAGCAGAGATTCTTTCAAGGTGAGAAGGCAAACAGCAGAGGAACAGAACATCTGCCCATGCTGCCAGTCTGCGATTGTCAAAGAAACACTCAACTCCTGTCAGGACACATTCCTCTGAAACAAAAGGCATTACTCTGCTGGTAGATAGAGAAGTAAGCTGAATCTGCAATATAGTGAAATAACCACAAACGTAGGAATAAAACTTCAGGTATTTCAGAAATACCAAATTAAAGTGTGTTGCTGTGTAAGGTATGATTCTCTGTTGCAACTCTTTACAGCTTTAATACCCTGCCTATCAAAAAAATTCATTTCActagaactttttcacaatttgtcatgtttgaaccacaaatgtgatttattgagattttacatGATAATATATGTCTCTATCCTTAGACAGGGatgtttttgtccattttgttCAGATATGAAGGAAAGTATCTGTGAACAAGAAAaacctccccacagcatgatactgccaccaccatgtgtcatgGCGGGGATAGCGAGgtcagggtaatgtgcagtgtttgttttcttccacacctaatgttcttcatttcgcccaaaaagttcaattttcaaaggggacttttcttcttgccacttttaaAATCAGCAAGATTTGTGGAGTTCACAATTAGCAgatgtcctgttgacagattagGTGAACAAAAAGACTCACTCACTGCAGGACTTCAATCCTGGCTCATTTATTGAACAATTTAATGACATTTTGAGCACATTATTCTGAATCAGACACCCAAACTGAACAACACCATCTGAAATCATGTCTTGTGAGCAAGAAAGTTTTAATCCATGAACAACAGTCGCTGGATAGGTAAGTGACAAGCAGTAGCTACACCACACATAACAGTACAAAAACAAGGATCATCAGGTTCCTGCAGAAGCTGTATGTTCTATCTCAAAGATGGATTAACAACACATCAAGATGAAGCTTCTTGAagcaaaataaagatttaaattgtttgacttgtttctatttttctgCTCAATAAGAGAGAACTTCATGTCTAAAGGGAAAGAGTGATGATAGGTGGTTAACAATGGAGTTGGCCatcaaaatgacagatgttgcTTCAAGGATGCTGGGGGACTAGGAGTAAGTAAGCACAGTTTCATACAGACTCTAAGAAAGGTTGAATAAACTGAAAGGATCACCTGAGTAACTGTAGAGTTGGACGAGGAATATTTGGGTCAAGGCTTTTGTTCTGTGACTCAatccttgtttattcaaatacaaaaacaggtATTCATGCAGGTATGGGtattttttctctgtctttgtttttcaggtTAACTTTGTCAAGAATAAAAGGAGGagtaatttatttttgcagGAGAAGCAACAGATTTACTCATCAGTATACCTGCAGACTCTGGGTTTCTGGTAGATATGTTAGTTTGTGTGGGTTTGATTCTGATCTTTTGAAGGAGGCTGAACAGCAGCTGTTTTCCCAGGTTACCCAGACCAAATATCCCCACACAGATGTCACCATGCCCTCCTGATGCACATGAGTCCTTGGCAGCAGTCTTACTTCCCATGATACATCTAGAAACATCACAGACATCACAATGTTCATGAGAAGCACAAACTGTTTAAAGCTATGAGTCAAGAGTTTATTTTGCCACCTCTTGTactctgtttttctgtcttttgttattttgtggtaaaatgtcatttatttaagATCAAAAGTAAAAATAGGCTTCCAAGCAAGTCTCTCGTGTCATCACATTAAGGCATAACGCAAGTGATTAGATTTATTTTGAGTACATCCTTCTGAATTTTACTGTCCATGGTGggtcatgcagaaagaccccagtcGTGATTTGAACCTTGGATCTTCTTACTGTTGgcccaccatgcagcccttttTCTGCCTCCAACCTGCAGGAAACCTGTGATCCTGAGTATTGGTTGAATATACAGACACCTCTACCAGATCAACCAAATAGGGGAACAGTGACAACATAAGCAACCTAAACAGACAtcacattgcttttattgatttgtatgtactatttttttttatctcgtCTAACAATTATAGAATAAATATGATTCACCTttatcatttatgtttttaggattttctctaGACAGGATCACAAGACCCCTCACTTGCCCACTGCAATGCCAAGGAGAGTCCAGACCCCAACTTtcaggggtctccaactccagttTTGAGAGCTAATTAAGTTGGTTGAATTACCTCTTCAGCATGCCTTACATTtggcagaggcctggtaatgagccaGTCATTTAATGCTGGTGTGCTGGAGTAGAGATGTATCTAAAAGCTGCATGACAGTAGCTCTCGAGGACTGCAGTTAGACCTTCTTCATCATTCCAGTCAACAACAGGAGCAGGAATAAGCAGTAAAGCTTCAGAAAACATACAGTGGCACTTAACTGGCAAACCATGTAACTAGTTAAGGCAATACAAGCACAATATAATATTTACTCATTTAGGTAACTGGAGGAATATAAACGAATTCATATCAGGTAAAGGTCTGAAGATGGTGATTGTCCTTGTCAATGTTTGCCTCACCTTATTTATCAGCTGCAGTATTGATCATGGCAACTCAGTATAACTCAACAACTTGGATTTCTGTCAAAATCTGTAAATGGTCACTGTTCCTGTGTAGTGTTTACAAATTCTAGTTGATATGCCTGATTCTGGTCCCTCGTCACGTCATCAAACAGAAAAAGCTGTGTGCTTTTTAAGAAACTTTATAATGAAACCCATAAACCCTAACCCAGCCGTGTTTTCAATGTATATATTTGATACTGTTGATACATCTATAGTTGGACACTCTTTAAGTAGGCAGCTTATCTTAATGAGTTCACCAGTTTCATATAAAACTGCGTGCGCGCACACGTAAAGCGTCAGTGCAGCGTAGTGCGCACGAAGGGAAAGTAATGCTGCGTTCCATTAACCTCGAAAACGTCTGAACTGGGATGTCGGAGTTTCCGTCATCTCCGAGTTGTAgagttccagtttcctgctaGTTTTCGTTCGTATGCTAGCAACTGTAACAGGAGCCCTTTACAACAATACGAATGACAAGAACACTGTTTTACGCATTACGTGCTTATAAACAGCGTTGAAACAACCcgtcttataaacactgaaaagtagCACGTGCATGAAGgactaaatgttacataaataacaaagaactgctaaaaactGTCACAGTGAGCACATTTCACTACTGTTGATGCGATTCTCAACCATCTTTAATGCGGAAGTCGGGTGTGGTCGTCTTTACCCCGACTTTTAATTTCGACTATAGCGGGTGGTTCCAGTCGAAAGTTCCTACTCGGAGGTCGGAAATCCCGACTTCCGAGTATAAATGGAACTTGTTGAAAATAGTGTCAGcctgagaaaaaagaaaaacactacgTTTCTTTACATATTTGGGCAGTGACGTAACGGGGGTATCAAATAATCTTTGCAACATAAAATCGATACAGAATATGGCAAACAAGCGTGATCTGAacagtttattatttactttTCACCTATTTGATACAATTaataaacaacactttttgACCAAGAAAAATTATTCTTTccacacaaacaataaaatatgcaaatataaAGTGTGTAACGCAAATGATCACAACTGACATCCATATTCGtttacttaaataaaaacagctgacAATAAGACGTTAGAGATGTAGAGGAGTTGTTCTTGTGAAAAGCTGCAACTAAAGACAAGGAACAAAACGTTTAAAAGTGACTTTCTGAATAGCAGCTTTTGTGAAAATAGCACACCTTGCAGTTCGAAATAAATCTGTGCAGCTGTACAACACGTTTGGGTTAtctttctgttcatttatttgGACCTGTAACCCTTCAAGTCACTTAAAAGTGCTTATTAAATAACTACACACCTTTGACACATTCTGTTTCTGCTCTTGTTTTCTTGCATTTGCATGAGAGATTACAAATTTGGCATATTTACAGTAAATAACAAGGGCAACATATAGTACATGTAATAAATTAAACCTCCTACACTCGGGTTTGTTGACACCAAGTAGTATAAGTACACTATCTGTATAGAGAGCTGCTTGAAAAGGAAGCTAATGAGATGATCTGTCTGACACAGTTTTGATTTTTCATGACAGAACTTAAGTCAGAACAGAATGATATGTGGCTTGTACttgtattatttatatatatccaTTTATTCAGCAAAACAGTGGACACTGCTGATGACCATGAAGGCACTGTGAGGAAACCGTTAGATGGATGGCATTGGGTCACACTGCCACAGGATGAGACTGTTTTATTTACACCAGAGATCAATACCAGCCTTTCCTCAAACACATAAGAAGCTCCTGCCTGCAGCTGATGCACAGTCATGGTTTGATAGCAAAAAGGATTACTCCTCCTCATGCCTCCATTTCTGTGACTCCTCCTGACGTGCATCAGGGTGAATCTGGTTCCTCATCCCACCCAAGACGTTAGATGTGGCCTCCGTGGCCATGATGAGCGGCTTGACTACTGCTGGTGGCAGCTGGCGGAGGACTCCACCGACTGCTCCCGTCATCCCACGCTGCTCGTGCTCCCGTGTTGCTGTGTCATAAATGGTCAGAGCGGTGtctgtgatgccctgtgggcgGAAATATGcagttctggtcagaagttcacattcagtcattttctgcatgaatatttttaatttgatcactGGTCTTATTAGAAATGgtagagctcatttaaattggttggtgtTCTGGCTCAGACCGACCTGTTGAGAATCATCTACAAACTTTTATTGGGGTTGAGTTTGGGGCCACTCCAGACGTTTAATCTTAGCCAGCTTTATTCGTTCAAAAAATTCATTATTATGTATGTTTGGGATCACTTTCCTGATGGAAAACCCAGTTGCATCCAAGTCCCAACCAAATTGGGACAAATTGGGAATTGGctctggatggatggaaagtgGTTAGGACATTCAGGAACAATCGAGGAACAACTGATCAAGCCTCCCATGAACTGGAAcatgctggaacaccagtgttaCTGTCCACAGAGAAGTAAATGTACCATCGCTGTAGACTGAGAGGACGGTGACCAGGAAAGTGGATGGAATACTAAAGATGGAGGACTACCTTCAAATTCCTTAGAACAATGATTGTAGTTTcaatacaaacaaataaaaatatatatttttatatctaaTGACATTTACCATAACAATTTGTCACAAACTAAATACACAATTACCTTTAGCATTATTCAACATTACAGATCTAAGTAAACAATTAGCAATATACAAATGTACAAAACCTGTTGGCAGGAAGGTTTAAGACTGCAAATATGTTTCAGTACAAGCAAAATAATGCAAATCAGGTTTACACTACTGCTAAATAATGATGGCCTCTTGTACTGCCTAACAGGCCACTGATGTTCTGTTTGTCTTACTGGATTTTAAAGCCTATGTTTatcattgttattgttattttcttttcaaagatAAAATACTGCAACTGTTTTATTGCCCAGTAGTACTTGCAGGAAGCTTCTGGAACTGCTCCAGCCTTAATCTTATTGTGAATATGAGGAGTGTGCTTGAAATCTGAGTAAACCAACCGATTTAAATTACCTTTACCAATTCTGCAAGAAGAGTGTCAAATTCAACCAGAATTATGCTCATTTAAGATTGTTGATGGCTACAGAAAAGTATGTGATTTCTCTGCTAATTGCTGCTATATCATGTGTGGATCAGAGAAAGTTCACAATAAAGTTAAACTTGTGCACCAACttgattttaaaaatcattgagGATATGGGATTGTTACGACCTTAttaagtgtatgtaaacttcagaATGGTGCTTTAAAGTGGTGTAAAGGCGAGGGGAATGGTAAACTGAGCCGTTAGCTTACCTCTTTCACCACAGTATAAGCTTTGGCAACACCTTCTCTCAGGTCAACAGGCTGATGAGCCAGGCCATAATGGGAGTACCGTTTTACCCTCTTTGTGTCTCTCTCGTCAGGTACCGGAGAAACCATGTCATAAGCTGTTTCAGCCGCTGCCTAGAGAGACAGAATTAAGAGAAATTAACACaagaaacatttgcatttcctCTGGAAATGCAATGCCGTGAGAAGTAGTCGTAACTGGATCTGTTGAAGAAGCTGAACTGAAGCAGAAAACTGCAGAAGAAGCTAAACCTGATCAGGTAACAGATGTTCAAAAACTGAAGAATCAGCAGAAACCAGGAAATGTAATGCACTGTTACAATTAAGTTGAAAATGTTCCCTTAAAAGTGCATAGCTTGTGTTTTATTGGTGGGATTTTAAGTAAAAATTGTTATCTAGAGGATTCATGTTGTAACAAAAAGTGCATTTCAATAAAGGGCTGAACAATACCACCTaacaaatgaaaacacagtCTCTTATTGTGGTTTTCTTTGTGACGATGCTGGTGAAATGTTAATCCATGTGTCTCTGTATTTATtcatgtctgtgtgtttgtgtaaattAATTAAAGCATATTCCTTTATGTATTTGTTTCCTCATAAAAGGATTTTACCAAGTCAGACGAACACAGACGAAATAAAAGGCTTTACCGTCCACCACTAGCTCATTAACGTAACCATGGCAACAGCCGCAGGTGTGTGTATTGATTGATTGTGTCCATGAACCTCTTGGAAAACCTGATCTGATTTTCACATTAGGCTCAGTCAAGAAGTGGATTGCATTTGTCGTTAAGACGCTGTTATTTGAATGCCACATGATGTGAACTAGGACAGATTTTTCTACAACAAGTACAGGTCAGTGAAGTTCTGTTAAAGGCGTGAgagcaaaaataatttgatGGGAAGAATGTGGCATCTAGGAGCTCAGCTGAACACTAAAGTGGTTGATTACATCATCTTTAGATGAGGATACAAACTGTAAACGATGCTCAAAAGCTGAAGCATTTACTAACAACCCAATGTCCTGAGACCTTTTTAAAGTCTGTTTCCAGCTGAAAGTGAGGGGAAGGCCTTCAAAGATCTGCGGGTATTTGAATGATTAAAAAGCTCGACTCATAAATTTTTATATGGAGAAATTGTAAAATTAGTAAATAGATGTAGTGATTTTCTGAAagagccaaacaaaaacaaaaaaacatagagGACAAGTCTGCAGAATGTAAATGCTTTATAGCCTGTACGACATTACAAATGTCCTCTGAGAGTGAAAGTATTCAATAACGTTTAATAAATTGGAGACCAGTTTACCTGAATGGTCCGAACCATCCTGTTTGTGAGCTCCAGAGCAGCCATAGCAGTGGAGGTACCAAAGGAGGCAGTCCCGCGCTGAAATCCTCGGACTATCCGACCATCCTTCCTGTACTGCTCAATAGGGAGCCAAACCAGGTCCATAAGGCCGTGAActgaacagaacaaaatgttttcttagaAGTTTATCAATGTGAACAGAAATCCCCAGTTATCCCAGTCTCAAGGGTAAcatgcaaaaacacaaacattgggTGCCAAGGTGACAGAGGTCGGGGTAGTTGTATGAGGAACACATGGAAATAAGCTGGGCCCAAAAGGTATGCTCACCCAGTTTCACCAGAGTGTTAATAGGGGCCACACCACTTAGTATTCCTTGAAGCTGATTGGTCTTTATGTCGTTTAGCCACTCATTTATTGCATAAAAAAATAGTTTATCCACACCAAGTAATCTGTAACACAAAGAAGTGTACGTTTAGGTTAAAAAATGGTCCACGGTCATGAAGGTAACATCTGGAGCAATGCATCACTGTCTCATAAGGTATTTAGGTAACACACCCTTGTCTATAGCACAGCTGCCTCAGTTTTAGTTCTGAACAATTTAGCTGCGTCAGCCCAAAGATGATTCCTGCAAATGTTCCCTGGAACACATATATTacttaaattaataaaacaaaaactgataaaacaaaGTGAAGATTGTGCTTTAATTTCTTAGACCATGTACCTGATCCATCGATACATGTTTCCCATGGTAATCCAGTCGAATTGGGACCTCACAAGTGAATCGAAACTCCCTGATAAGAGAACACAGCATTAAACATGGACATGTTGCGACTCTGTTTGGCTTCAAGTGTTTTGTTAATTTCCACCGACCTAAAGAAGATCGGCTGGTCTGAAAAGGGAGAGGAAGAAGCTTCATTATCATTCACTTCCTCCCTCCGTGATGTTGAGAAACTATTGATGCTGATCTGCCTCTGAGCAGGAACTGAAATGATTGGGGCTGGATCTTGGCTGCCAGCCGTCTGTTTGGAGAAGCTGCAGGAGATCTCTGGGGCAGTTGCTTTCTTTGTCGTAACACAAACAGCTGCAAAACACCGGAAATAATCAGGAGCTGGGAAATTGTGTTAAAATGCACAACAGTTGATGTGTCAGTAGATCATTGGTCTTACTCTCTTGAGCAGGTGGCGAGAAAAATTCAACTTCATTTGCAAGACTACTAAAGAAGTCCTTCAAGAAGAACAGTGCATCCtttaagaaaaccaaaaatatgaTAGATTATGCTCTGAGTTTCAACATCTTTAACAGTGCAAACATCATCTATATCTGATTTTAATACCTGATCAATATTGAGGCGAAGAGGCATTAGGGAAACACGCAAGGAGCACTCAGGAGGAGCCTGGTCTGACTCAGGACATGTATGCAAAGCCTTaactgtcagctaagaacaaaaAGTACTCATGAAGTTCTAGAAATTCAAAAACTTAAATAGGTCATAGTATGTTGCCCTACTTACCATGTTTGAATGGGCCTTGCGAGGCATTTCCTTGCTAGAATACAAGTAAAGGAACTTGTTCATCTGTGAGGTAGCCAGTCTGTCTCGGATCTCTAAGTCCTGCACAACGAACACCTGCCGGGACACTGGCTGATCCATCGCTGGACGAGATGCTACAGGAGTCTGTGAGTACACCTCATGCTGAAATCTCacctgaagaaacaaagaagttattTACTAAAGGCATTACTGCAATATTTGTAGAGAACAACATGATTCTACTGAACTTGAGATGCACGGAAAAATGAGCTAGTGATCGGTATCGGGCGGTTTTACGCTCGACTAGGCATCTATGGTCTCATAGCATAAGCTTGAATAAAAACACGTTCaatgttaaacaaaaatatacaacatgatatgtttatttaaaacggAAAAGCAACAACTATTCATACTAAGGGTAAAATAATACAACATGTTGATTATTAAAGTTCTATTTTTTTCTAGaacatttacttatttttttctataaaaacTGTAGCAAAATAACTTTTACTTAAAACCTGATAAATTTAGCACATGGTTTCTTTAAGGTTCAGTGAGGTGAATTGAAGCcattttaaacaactttttaaGTCCCACATGAGTTGCAAAAAATAACGTAGGTaagttaatttaataatttgaCGGAAAAATACAAACCAACAGGTTACATTAAATAATGTAACAATAACATTACGAGTTTAATTCCCTAAACAAGCTGCTAAAAGTTTAAAGAGCAAActtctttcaaatgttcttCAGGAAGCGTGAATGTCTGGGCTCCGTAGTTTAGTCACAGCATCACCATTAATTACTCAGACAGAACTAGaaaaaataatgatgagcatTGAGCACCtctaaacaaagtaaaaataaataaaatagtaaaagacaaaagcaatgaataaacaaacacatgaaccTCATATGGAAAATCTGGTCTATTTAAGACTTTCTAAGACCCTGCAACAACCACACAGTCAGAATTCACTAGTAAAAATGCTAATTGTACAGAAAATGATACCTTTTTGGGTCATAGTCAGGCTATCAGCTCTggtagccagcctgcagtcagctgctttacGGACATGCACCTCATAGCTTGCcaactgttgttttaaaactacagttttaAAAAGTGAAGACCACTCACCTACTTTTAGTATCATGTGAAGCGTTTAAAAGTGGAGCCAGAAAAAGCAAACATGCTCTAAGAAGCTTCCAGAAAGGAAGCTGTATTTTCTAGAGAGACGCAGCAGCTGCTAATTCGAGAAACAGGACTTAGACTTCATATAAAAGTATGCTGGACGTATTACAGAAAAGCTGCTCTGTTTCATCCCTTTGAGGATAACTTGctcattaataaaaaataaaaaaaaccttgctGAGTTGGATTTCCATCAGGACATCAGGGTTCCTTCCTCTTCCGCCTCCAATCCGCCCCAAACTCTTCACTTGTCTAACTGGAGTTTGAGATGGGGAGCTATGGGGAGTAGATCTACCACACACAGGAAGGGAGAAAAACCTTAGAGAGTGTGTTTTCTCTTTATGCATTTTTGAGAGAAACCAACACAACATGCTCACCCCCAGCTTCTAGCAGGTGAAGCAATGCAAGTTGCACTCCCAAAGTCTTTTCCTCCATAGAGATGCCAGATGACAGATATCTCCCTGATGAGGTAGCGGACTTCTGGGATGGGAAAATTCATGGTTCCTCTACTGGAATCATTCCCTTCTAAAGGCTGACTAAAGTGATTGTCTTTGATTTCCACTGGATCTAAGGTGAGATGCTTTACCACAGGCTCCTGGTCTTGATCCTGTAACAAAAACATCCTAAAATTGAAGAAACacatgttttacataaaaaagcCTACATTTAAGTCAGTAATTCCCTACCTCTCCTCTGGAATCAGGAGTTTCCAAGATGCAAAAGTCATCCGTCTCATGGGCAATGTTGGGAGCAGGCGTAATGAGAGGAGAGGGAAGAACTGGGTACGTGGGACTTGCATCTTGGCTTAAATTCCCACTCTCATCAGGGAACAGGAATAGGTCTGATCGAGGTGCGTCATGGTCATGAATGTGCTCCTCATGGGAACCTAAATAGAATTAGAAATATAAGCAAACAGTGGATCCATCATGCTATTCAACCGGCCCCAATCAAACTGCTATGAAAGGAGCGGTTTCTGCATATCTTTCTGAGTCTATCAAAACAAGGCAGCTTGACCTGTTTTATTGGAGAGAAATACTATTCATACCCATTGAACTTTTCTACATTATGTCATGTTAAAGCaactaaatgtaaatattt
This genomic window contains:
- the noxred1 gene encoding LOW QUALITY PROTEIN: NADP-dependent oxidoreductase domain-containing protein 1 (The sequence of the model RefSeq protein was modified relative to this genomic sequence to represent the inferred CDS: substituted 2 bases at 2 genomic stop codons); the encoded protein is MPLLSLRAHYAALTLYVCAHAVLYETVCASHEHCDVCDVSRCIMGSKTAAKDSCASGGHGDICVGIFGLGNLGKQLLFSLLQKIRIKPTQTNISTRNPESAEECVLTGVECFFDNRRLAAWADVLFLCCLPSHLERISADLCSHLPXHCLVYSFTTAVPVTSIAECLGHNDTSDLXQSCFHLAAALSDPSLTEASCPLTLKGGITLGLNWVCGVFYSLLNICTSACLGSSGAPSLINSIFTEKWMKNKPLCIESDIAFNFLLHEQRSFPWISLIDTQTKETRLLLFVKSSKSVQQCICPAYKSHPERTIN